Below is a genomic region from Megalopta genalis isolate 19385.01 chromosome 10, iyMegGena1_principal, whole genome shotgun sequence.
AGTatcgaaaaataaaaaattaaatataaaatgaattcgTCCTTGCAAAATAATTCGAGCTCTCGATAACGATTAAAACTGACCCATGCATTTCGCAATGTAAATAACAAAGACATATCTTTCTTAATTATTCAAAAAACAAATCTACGTCGCCATCAGTATATACAAAATTAAAGATTATATTCTCGTTTTTCGTTGTATCGTTTTGTGAAACGTAAATGTGGAACGTTCCAGAAATGGACGATCCACCGCGGAATACGTCGTGGAAAGAACCAAGCTGTGCCAGGAAGCCAAGGCACTGACGCCAAAGCCCCATCCGACTCGGAAAACGCCCCTCAGGTTCAGGTACTCAGCCTAAACCTTACCCAGTTGCATATGCTTATTATATTTTGCTATTTTGTGtatcatatttatttttctctctgTCGTGTAAATCCTTTTATCTTAACAAGAGAACAGCAAAGAAAACCAAGAAAGTAAGAGAACCTTGTATAAACACGATTTACACATTAGCAGATTTGGTAGGCTGAAACCTAACCGAGGAAAAAATATTGAAGTGCACAAAGCACTGAATAATACTAGGGAAACACAACATATAGAGAATCAATTAACTTAGAAAGAGATTGGCTTATGACAGCTTGAATGATATTAACAAAACTACACAAGTACAGTATAGATTCAATATAGTTCATCTTCTATGAAAAAGATGTATAAAAGTTCTAAAAGATAACATGCTCTCGTGTATATACTTcaatatttttgttttgtaAAAAGTTACATTTTTAGAGAATTAGTTTAGTTAAATGTAAAGGAATTCAAGTGGAGGGAGAGGGTGGGGGGATGATCGGATCTTATCTTAAAAAGGGTGTTATGTGTTGTAGGGCTCGTGTAGCAACTGTGGCGTTGCTTGTCATAGTGTACGTGCGACGCCGAAAGGACACGCGTGTCACAGCTGCTATCAGCACTGGAGGTCAGTGAGTGCAAGTCAAATTAAATATctgtaaataaacaaaattattagaACTCTCCTCAAAGTAAGAATGTTCATACAAAATTCTTTATACTTTACATATACAAATAGCACAAGACTGAACTCTACTATTATTACTCATACAGATATTTATATGTATGAGCATTCTTATCAGTGCACCAGCTAATGCTATGAAAGAAAAGTATCTTTACTTTATGCATACCTGTCCTTTCCATTTATAAAATCAATCAGTACAATGGAGATCAAACttgttcaaatgatttaggcgaACTGGTGTAGCAAGGCCATTAAGTTCCATGCCGGGTCgtacaaataaaagaaaaccaCCCCGCGGCCTGGTCGTTAATCACGATGATTTAGCAGCATTGGCTGGCCAACCGAATCAAGCAAACAACAGTTTACAAGCAATCGACACTGAAATTGTTAGCTTAAAACGACAAGTACGTTCTTAAACAAGACTAATGAGTTTGCAACGAAAAACGTGTGGATACATTTTTTCTGAAAATACAAAAGAATAATATGCTTCAATTCTTCAGTGGTAGAATatgtattattagtatttatttctCAATATACAGATACAATCAAACAAGCAACAAGTGAGCGCATTGAAACGGAAGACAGCTGATGGTATCGATGATCTACGACCGCCGGAAGTGTCGAGTCGTATAAACGCTCGTTGGACAAACGATGAGCTACTACTGGCCGTTCAAGGTGTTAGGAAATACGGAAAAGATTTTTCCGCGATCGCTGATGTAATTGGAACAAAAACAGAAGCACATTTACGATCGTTTTTTGTCAATTATCGAAGGAGGTATAATTTAGATGCGGTTTtaaaagaatatgaagctgagaATGGCCCAATATTAATTGATGATGAAAAAGAGGAAAAAGTAATGTATTTTCAATTCGAGCAACACGATGTATCGTATGATATTGGGTGTTTAATTGTTGCATCTATATTTCAGATGGATGTTGACCAACCAAATGAAACTGCAGAATCATCGCAAAAGACAAAATCATCCGTCGGTCTTGGACAGACGGCCAAATAACAAATGAGTATATTATTGAGTACTAAACGTGACAAAAATAATCACAGGCACTTTGATAATCGATAATATCATAGAAGAAAGAGGTATCTATTCATGAATCAGTTTGCAAtctacatttatttttattcttagtTATACCGCTTTGCTCTATGGTGGTGCGATTTTAAATTAGGAACCAAGTACACGAAACAATGTTCATTGAGCTTGTGCGTGGTATAATCCATATAAGCGAATATATGGATGAGATAATACTGACGAAAGCATGTGGATTTATTCAGCTAGCCTTATTTCTAGTGTAATATATTTTGTATGTGTTTAAAAATGGGATTATCCTTAAGCAGTCTGAAAGAAGTTCCATTAAAGACATTTAGCGTATGAtattaagaaaaaattaaaaattttaattaagtTGATGCATCCAAATGCAGGAGTAAGGattatcaataatatatattgcacATAATCATGGATGCATATTAAGATTTTTTTTGTAAGTAAATTCATTGTATTCTGTAGCACATAATATTTCTAGGTATACATAGCGGATGTAACAGTCCTATTTTGACTAATGAAAGTAATTTAAACAAAAGAATTACTTGTTTCAAGTGAAGAAAGATTAATTGATAACGGATGAGGAATCTATCAGagtgtaaaaatatttaaaacaaaaaataatgatatagtttGCATCATTCAGAAAAATCGTGTATCGCTTGGTAAACAATTATAAACTGAAAAAACCTTTTATATACCGAAGAATTAAAGTGACAATTTCATATGCGGATAATCAAGGTATCTTGTGACTATTTCATTACTCTAATGATCTTTTACCCGTGCTCAAATAATTAACTAGCCATTGTTCTACAGTTTTTTTGTGGTCGTTTCACAACTACGTTTCTATAGAGTTtaaattttgcatgaattttcaTGACGGTTTACTCACAtttctatatttaattatttatagacACTTTCTAGAACGTTTGAATAGTTTATTACAGAACTTAGATTAAAGAGAAATACAAATAAGAGAATAGCATAAATGAAGTGGTCACTTATTTTACATTTCTTTTATGAACACAAATATTGGAAccattttaatatttctttttttttagcatCGTACGGTTTCGATGCCAGATAAGAATTCTTGTATTTGTGCCTATGCATTTTTGGCCGTACAAAAGAAATTTAAGGAATACAAGGTTGTGTGTCGAAACGATACTTTTCTTAGTCCTCACCGTTTCACTATACGCTGAATCATAAATGTGTACTCAAATTATAATAACGTTACAATTTACCGCGAATCTGACAATCTTTCACACGAAGCGGAAACGAAACGTCGGGGAGGGAAGAAAAGATCTCTACATGTTTccatttttaaattgttcaGATTACTAATTACTATTGGAGGGAGACGAAATCGACAATGAAATGTGTAACACTCTCGTTGCggtgttattttatttaaaatataaaatagcaaCGGTCGTGTTAAACGTCCCATTGATAGAGAAATAATGCTCAACGAAAAGGTACAGTTTCATTCAAATTTTAACAAaggaatatttcatattttatcaaGGTACATTATAATGCAAATTTCTTTTACAAGTTTTATAGAATAACAGATTTGAGGGGTTGAAAATCGTGTCGCAAAAAAATGGAGGAAAGATATTACATTaaggaaaataaatatatttttgtggCTTTCCGCTACGTACTTGATCCAGTTGTATAAACGAATAATGGTTCCTGAATATTTCTATTATGCAAAATTATATAACGAAAGCacatgtataaatatattattgcgCGTTTTGTCTCGCATTCCACGTCACAGCATTATTCTACACTTTCTTTGTCTTACATAAAGAAGAAGTAActgtttatttataatttacaataCTCTTAGATATTATGGTATTTGGAAATAGCAGGGTCTGCTGTCCACAACTACTAAGGAAAGACTGCAATGGAAGGAAATGTCTTTCTTACACCCCATCTTCTTGGACATGCCGAAAGCAATTTCTTCGCCCTCGTCTTGCATCTTTTACTATTGCAAGTTTCTCAAGCAATCCTGAAGGCTATTACCTCaccaatttctttcatttcttcttgtttttatttaaaCTCTTGCAGTGCTTATAGTTCTCATATTCGAGTCTTCCTTCTCAATGTTTCACCATAAAGTCATATTCTTGGAGCCGTTATGGGTTCTTGAAAGGCAGTGATCAACGTAAAGCTACATGGTCGGTTCTCAGAAGGGATCTTCGCCCATAGAGATAGTGAAAATGCTCAATAAACTTCACTATTGCCAGGAATTCCTCCCGAATGGTACAATAATCTCTTCTGCTAGATCTGAAATTCTTAATTTCTGATGTTTAAGTTGACCCTGTCACTAATTAGACGTGCTTCTATATTCTAAAGCACAAGTTTCTGTACTCAGGTGTACGGGAGTATCTCGATTGCGATACAAAGAagtatattgataaatttaaatggaaaaaaaattgaagatagTTGTGCACGTACTGTTTGTTACACTTTCGAATCAATATAAAACGCATAAACCTGTTCACATTTTGAATCATATAATTTTAGATTGATACGAAGATCTTGATAAATCTATTTTCAACAAATACTTTAATCGTATCAATTGTTCTAAAAAGATTGAAATTCCAAACTAGCTGTCTAATAGATCAACGATAgtaattttttctataattgtcATTAGACAATATTGTCAAGATATATAGACTTCCAATAATTTTCACCGCTTCACGGTAGTGCATTGAAATTCTGCGTAATCCTTGATTATAATTTTCACGCGTGAATCCACACATTTACTATTAATAGCAGTAGTAATAACAAAGTTAGTTTAATGTTCGTCTGTAGTGTTGACTACTTAATAGTAATGAAGAAAAGGAAACACTCGCAAACGTGTTCGCATAATTTTCTTTGTTGGAAAAGTGTTACTCCATGGAAATGATTATAAGATTAGGCACACTCtagcaattattatataaacataCTTTGATGTAAATAGAGAGAATCACCAAAGAAATTTACTATAATCGTTAGCGACATATCACGATGGCGAGACAAATAGTCGTTAAGACTATTTGACCTGAAACAAGTAGTTCGCAAACTCAAAACGATAAAATGCATTGCGATTGGAAGAGTACTGCAAATTTATTTGGATGCATTACGTTGATATAGTTTTACACCTAATAATTATAGAAAATTGGAACGTTTAATGAACTGTACCTATCTgtagaatttatttcattttgtatCGAAATTGTAACGTTATACTGTAGCATATTAATTTTCAtcacatttttttcattttagtcTTAGTACGTGCAATTATTTCACAACTACAAAGCACGATGCAGTGTTCAATGGCGTTAGACAtaaatttctaatatttttacaATTGAAGAAAGAAGTTCcacaaatattcaatattctatTGTAagcataattttattaattgtcAGAATGGCATcttctttctttaattattatttaattactaATGCATTTAAGTAACGGACGATGCGCGATTAGCAAATGATTCTTCAAACAAACTAGTTCGTTTAAAGTTAATTAatgttttgtaattttatatgcTTAATGTCAAGATCCTTTCAAAGACACTTCACCGGACAAATCTATGAACGTGTGGATAGTTTTAATTTACCTCGTGTAGCTCTACAAATCAAAGAAATGTTTCTTGAATCACGATAGCAATTTTGCCAAATCATATTTGGTATCGTGTAGGCTGTAGATACGAGAATGAAAGGTGTATGACCCAGTGGAATAttcaaagaaagaaagagaagagaaTCTTCGCGATGTGTAATATATTCTACGATCGTTCAAAAATTTTCTAATATTCTGATACGATTACATGTAGCATAATGTAAATACGAAGTTATATGCTTTGTGAGTGTGCACCACACATTCATTTAATCATAAGGTGTACAGATGTATTTATTCgggattattaaaatttttcttGTGTACTTTGATGGGTTAGAAAAGATTTATTTGAGACTCCTCACAAGTACAATTAGTTTTTAATTAGAAGATCCAAGCCTCGGTGCTTATCGTTCGTTTCAATT
It encodes:
- the CoRest gene encoding REST corepressor isoform X1, whose protein sequence is MVLAERNSENVRNGRRSRGPSPNGQTESSSEEDGVPAEKIRVGRDYQVIVPEFVPVNERRLDQCPDRALLVWSPTTDIPDQKLDEYIILAKEKYGYNGEQALGMLFWHKHNLERAVLDLANFTPFPDEWTVEDKVLFEQAFQFHGKSFHRIRQMLPDKSIASLVKYYYSWKKTRTRTSLMDRQARKLTSGGKEGENGSENGSELGSNTDSESEEKKWTIHRGIRRGKNQAVPGSQGTDAKAPSDSENAPQVQGSCSNCGVACHSVRATPKGHACHSCYQHWRRTGVARPLSSMPGRTNKRKPPRGLVVNHDDLAALAGQPNQANNSLQAIDTEIVSLKRQIQSNKQQVSALKRKTADGIDDLRPPEVSSRINARWTNDELLLAVQGVRKYGKDFSAIADVIGTKTEAHLRSFFVNYRRRYNLDAVLKEYEAENGPILIDDEKEEKMDVDQPNETAESSQKTKSSVGLGQTAK
- the CoRest gene encoding REST corepressor isoform X2; the encoded protein is MVLAERNSENVRNGRRSRGPSPNGQTESSSEEDGVPAEKIRVGRDYQVIVPEFVPVNERRLDQCPDRALLVWSPTTDIPDQKLDEYIILAKEKYGYNGEQALGMLFWHKHNLERAVLDLANFTPFPDEWTVEDKVLFEQAFQFHGKSFHRIRQMLPDKSIASLVKYYYSWKKTRTRTSLMDRQARKLTSGGKEGENGSENGSELGSNTDSESEEKGSCSNCGVACHSVRATPKGHACHSCYQHWRRTGVARPLSSMPGRTNKRKPPRGLVVNHDDLAALAGQPNQANNSLQAIDTEIVSLKRQIQSNKQQVSALKRKTADGIDDLRPPEVSSRINARWTNDELLLAVQGVRKYGKDFSAIADVIGTKTEAHLRSFFVNYRRRYNLDAVLKEYEAENGPILIDDEKEEKMDVDQPNETAESSQKTKSSVGLGQTAK